Proteins encoded together in one Oncorhynchus masou masou isolate Uvic2021 chromosome 3, UVic_Omas_1.1, whole genome shotgun sequence window:
- the LOC135510710 gene encoding ubiquitin-conjugating enzyme E2 R1-like isoform X1, protein MAQHGPVHVASSQKALMLEMKSLQEEPVEGFKITLVDEADLYNWEVAIFGPPNTHYEGGYFKARIKFPVDYPYSPPAFRFLTKMWHPNIYENGDVCISILHPPVDDPQSGELPSERWNPTQNVRYTPSQTILLSVISLLNEPNTSSPANVDASVMYRKWRDSKDREYSEIIRKQVLATKAEAERDGVKVPTTLAEYCVRTRAPPPDEGSDLFYDDYYDDEDLEDEDEDDCCYDEDDSGTEES, encoded by the exons ATGGCGCAACATGGTCCTGTTCACGTAGCAAGCTCACAAAAAGCATTAATGCTAGAAATGAAGAGCCTTCAAGAGGAGCCAGTCGAAGGCTTCAAAATAACATTGGTCGATGAAGCAGATCTCTACAATTGGGAAGTGGCAATTTTTGGACCTCCTAACACTCACTATGAAGGGGGCTATTTCAAG GCTCGTATCAAGTTCCCGGTTGACTACCCCTACTCGCCACCTGCCTTCCGTTTCCTCACCAAGATGTGGCACCCCAACATCTATGAG AATGGGGACGTATGTATATCCATTCTGCACCCTCCAGTTGATGACCCTCAGAGTGGGGAGCTGCCCTCTGAGAGGTGGAACCCTACCCAGAACGTCAGGTACACGCCCTCTCA GACCATCCTTCTGAGTGTGATCTCTCTGCTGAACGAGCCCAACACCTCCTCCCCGGCCAACGTGGACGCCTCCGTCATGTACCGCAAGTGGAGGGACAGCAAGGACAGAGAGTACAGCGAGATAATCAG gaagCAGGTATTGGCCACTAAGGCTGAAGCGGAGCGCGACGGGGTGAAGGTCCCCACAACACTGGCCGAATACTGTGTCCGCACACGCGCCCCGCCCCCCGACGAGGGCTCCGACCTCTTCTACGACGATTACTATGACGACGAGGATCTGGAGGACGAAGACGAGGACGACTGCTGCTATGATGAAGACGACTCTGGGACGGAGGAGTCGTGA
- the LOC135510710 gene encoding ubiquitin-conjugating enzyme E2 R1-like isoform X2: MAQHGPVHVASSQKALMLEMKSLQEEPVEGFKITLVDEADLYNWEVAIFGPPNTHYEGGYFKARIKFPVDYPYSPPAFRFLTKMWHPNIYENGDVCISILHPPVDDPQSGELPSERWNPTQNVRTILLSVISLLNEPNTSSPANVDASVMYRKWRDSKDREYSEIIRKQVLATKAEAERDGVKVPTTLAEYCVRTRAPPPDEGSDLFYDDYYDDEDLEDEDEDDCCYDEDDSGTEES, translated from the exons ATGGCGCAACATGGTCCTGTTCACGTAGCAAGCTCACAAAAAGCATTAATGCTAGAAATGAAGAGCCTTCAAGAGGAGCCAGTCGAAGGCTTCAAAATAACATTGGTCGATGAAGCAGATCTCTACAATTGGGAAGTGGCAATTTTTGGACCTCCTAACACTCACTATGAAGGGGGCTATTTCAAG GCTCGTATCAAGTTCCCGGTTGACTACCCCTACTCGCCACCTGCCTTCCGTTTCCTCACCAAGATGTGGCACCCCAACATCTATGAG AATGGGGACGTATGTATATCCATTCTGCACCCTCCAGTTGATGACCCTCAGAGTGGGGAGCTGCCCTCTGAGAGGTGGAACCCTACCCAGAACGTCAG GACCATCCTTCTGAGTGTGATCTCTCTGCTGAACGAGCCCAACACCTCCTCCCCGGCCAACGTGGACGCCTCCGTCATGTACCGCAAGTGGAGGGACAGCAAGGACAGAGAGTACAGCGAGATAATCAG gaagCAGGTATTGGCCACTAAGGCTGAAGCGGAGCGCGACGGGGTGAAGGTCCCCACAACACTGGCCGAATACTGTGTCCGCACACGCGCCCCGCCCCCCGACGAGGGCTCCGACCTCTTCTACGACGATTACTATGACGACGAGGATCTGGAGGACGAAGACGAGGACGACTGCTGCTATGATGAAGACGACTCTGGGACGGAGGAGTCGTGA